One part of the Arabidopsis thaliana chromosome 1 sequence genome encodes these proteins:
- a CDS encoding uncharacterized protein (unknown protein; Has 7 Blast hits to 7 proteins in 2 species: Archae - 0; Bacteria - 0; Metazoa - 0; Fungi - 0; Plants - 7; Viruses - 0; Other Eukaryotes - 0 (source: NCBI BLink).) has translation MMVDIVCWAVKNGSAGRNLLLIANASSEDDQFWPFLQGLRYRGFKLFATIPDRTLPDDECLTAGIEDTGSDD, from the exons ATGATGGTGGACATTGTTTGCTGGGCTGTGAAAAATGGTTCTGCGGGCCGAAACCTGTTGTTAATCGCGAATGCCAGTTCAGAAGATGATCAATTCTGGCCATTTCTTCAAGGTTTGAGATATAGAggtttcaaactttttgcaACAATCCCTGATAGGACTTTACCTGATGATGAATGTCTGACGGCG GGCATAGAAGATACTGGTTCTGATGACTAA